CCCCGAAACGAAAAGAGCCGCGCTGAAAAACGCCGCGCGGCTGAACAAGATGCTCGAACAGCTTGATAAGCAGGTTCGGCTGACCTTTCCCCAGTGGAAGGTGACAGGCTGAAAGCAGCCCTGAACCGTCAACCTGCGCCCGGTTCAGTAACGACAAGAGCGGTCAATCGACCAAAACCGCCCGCTCTTGCCGTGTAGCAGACATAAAAGAGGAGACTGCTATGAAAGCTCATAGCACGAATGCCGCTCACGCGGCCAACAAAAAAGCTTCCGGCTTTCAGCTGATCGAAGTTCTTCTTTACGGTATCGCCTGCATTCAGTCGCTGCCGAAAGAGCAACAAGAGCGCGAGAAGATGCTTGAGATGTGCAAGATCGCGCGGCTTAGAGATACACCGACGCTCGCCCTTACTCTCTGGGGTATCGAAACTCTCATCGGCCGCGAGATCGACCTTTGGCCTGCTGGCGGCGGCTTCCGCTTCGACGGCGCCTACTCCGACGAAGAGCTTGATCAAGAAGCCGCCGTCCGCGCTGAGATCAAACAGCGCAAAGAGCGGTTCGAAGAGACCGGCGCCCTGATCGACGCGCCCCCCTCCGATGTGATCAGGTTCTTCTGACGCGAAGCGACCGCTGCCCCATCAAGAACGATAGAGCCGGGCGAGGTGAAAACCTCGCCCGTTTTCATGTCACAGGCGAGTCGGCCCAACCGGAAAGCCCATGTGTTACACACGCCTGACTGTAACACATGGCCGACTGAGCTGCCACCTAAGCCATTGAATATAAAGGGAAATTCGGATTGGTCGGGGCGGCGAGATTCGAACTCACGACCTTCTGTACCCAAAACAGACGCGCTACCAGGCTGCGCTACGCCCCGCTTCGCCTTCCATAGCGGCAGGCAGGGGCGCTGAAAAGGGGAAATGCCTAGTCGAGCGGCAGAACGCGCTGGCCGGGCCGCAGACCCAGCGCCGCCGCCTGCCCGCCCGCGATCTCGAGCACATAGCGCACCGGACCGGCCGACCAGATCGGCGTGTCGTCAAAGGGCCGGGCGTTTTCGTGCAAGGTCTCGATCCCGCCCCCGGCCTCGATGAACAGCATGTCCAGCGGCAGCGGCGTGTCATGCATCCAGAAGGCCACCCGCCGCGGCGTCGGATAGATGAAAATCATCCCGGTGCCGGGCGGCAGGTCCCGCCGCCCCATCAGGCCGCGTTCGCGTTCGGCCTCGGTATCGGCAATCTCGACGCTGAGCCGCACCGGCCCCTTTGCGCCCGCGATGCACAGGACCGCCGGGCCCTGTTCCTGCAGCGCCGCCGCCAGCCCCGGCCGGTCGCAGTCGGCGCCCGAAGCCGCCCCGGCCCAAAGCGCCAGCGCCGTCAGCCCGAGCCCGCGCCTCAGCGCGCGCGCAGCGCCGCTTCCCAGCTTGTGATCTGCGCCGCCATCCGGCCGCGCCGCCCCTCGATCACCCGCAGACATACCGCCTCTCCCGGCGCCAGATCGGCGAATCCCGAACGGCGCAGCACTTCGACATGGATGAACA
This DNA window, taken from Rhodobacter capsulatus SB 1003, encodes the following:
- a CDS encoding DUF192 domain-containing protein — protein: MSAGDRGAARPDGGADHKLGSGAARALRRGLGLTALALWAGAASGADCDRPGLAAALQEQGPAVLCIAGAKGPVRLSVEIADTEAERERGLMGRRDLPPGTGMIFIYPTPRRVAFWMHDTPLPLDMLFIEAGGGIETLHENARPFDDTPIWSAGPVRYVLEIAGGQAAALGLRPGQRVLPLD